In one Candidatus Hydrogenedentota bacterium genomic region, the following are encoded:
- a CDS encoding SGNH/GDSL hydrolase family protein — MNRVAVITVLTLGVMMRMVYADEASSQPGAGKDMLEKARRILFLGDSITYDGRYVADFDAWLTTKFPDRTYEVLDLGISSEMVSGLSEEGHADGRFPRPDLAERLVRVLDATKPDLVIACYGMNCGIYQPFDPLRFAKYQAGILWMHEMVTSAGAPIVHITPPAYDHLTGEGAAPDYNDVLGKYSDWILSKRADGWNVVDLHGPMNGEIAKRRTENPNFSFQPDGIHPDDAGHWFMAQQLIRFFGDTDAADATDPAAMLTNRPGGPAVLGPVRERMAVLRDAWLTLTKHSHPDLPKGLPMDEAQAKADALTKNIKQLMSGKG, encoded by the coding sequence ATGAACAGAGTTGCAGTGATCACAGTACTGACACTAGGGGTGATGATGAGAATGGTGTATGCAGACGAGGCTTCCAGTCAACCGGGTGCAGGCAAAGACATGCTTGAGAAGGCCCGGCGCATTCTCTTCCTGGGTGACAGCATTACCTATGACGGACGCTATGTCGCGGATTTTGATGCCTGGCTGACGACAAAGTTCCCCGATCGCACCTATGAAGTGCTCGACCTCGGCATCTCGAGCGAAATGGTCTCCGGTTTGAGCGAAGAAGGCCATGCGGATGGGCGCTTCCCAAGACCCGACCTTGCCGAGCGCCTCGTTCGCGTGCTCGATGCGACCAAGCCCGATCTGGTCATTGCATGCTATGGAATGAACTGTGGCATCTACCAGCCCTTCGATCCGCTGCGATTCGCGAAATACCAAGCGGGTATCTTGTGGATGCACGAAATGGTGACAAGCGCCGGTGCGCCGATCGTCCACATAACTCCGCCTGCCTACGACCACCTGACCGGCGAGGGCGCCGCGCCCGACTACAATGACGTGCTCGGCAAATACAGCGACTGGATTCTCTCCAAGCGCGCCGACGGGTGGAACGTTGTCGATTTGCATGGACCCATGAATGGCGAAATCGCAAAGCGCCGCACGGAGAATCCCAACTTCTCGTTCCAACCCGATGGCATACATCCCGACGATGCGGGACATTGGTTCATGGCTCAGCAACTCATTCGTTTCTTCGGCGACACCGATGCGGCCGACGCGACCGACCCTGCGGCGATGCTGACGAACCGGCCCGGAGGACCAGCCGTGCTTGGACCCGTGCGCGAACGCATGGCCGTTCTGCGGGATGCGTGGCTCACGCTGACGAAGCACTCGCACCCAGACTTGCCTAAAGGTCTCCCCATGGACGAAGCCCAGGCCAAGGCCGACGCGCTGACAAAGAACATCAAACAGTTAATGTCGGGCAAGGGTTAA
- a CDS encoding TetR/AcrR family transcriptional regulator: MNTPARPSRTHQRLRARRDLLQAASRLLKSGQPPTMEQVAEEAMVSRATAYRYFPSIEALLVEAPLDVDAPDPGALFANSDSLSPEDRIDKAEAALHAMTYRNEAQLRLLLAHAIKLPLEEADDRSTPRRQNRRIPLIEEALAPIRDELDEPAFQRLCAALAVYFGPEAMVVFEDVLQIPAREARGIKSWAVRALVRQAMEEGNTDRNRARTT, from the coding sequence ATGAATACGCCAGCACGGCCAAGCCGGACTCATCAACGTCTGCGCGCCCGGCGCGACCTGCTCCAGGCGGCATCGCGCCTGCTCAAAAGCGGGCAACCCCCTACGATGGAGCAAGTGGCCGAGGAAGCGATGGTCTCGCGGGCGACGGCCTACCGATACTTTCCCAGCATCGAGGCGCTGCTGGTTGAAGCCCCGCTCGATGTCGACGCACCCGACCCCGGCGCTTTGTTCGCAAATTCCGACTCGCTCTCCCCGGAAGACCGGATTGACAAGGCGGAAGCGGCGCTTCACGCGATGACATACAGAAACGAGGCGCAACTACGGTTGCTGCTGGCGCACGCGATCAAACTGCCCCTCGAAGAAGCAGACGACCGTTCCACTCCGCGCAGGCAGAACCGCCGCATACCACTGATAGAAGAAGCGCTCGCCCCTATCCGCGACGAACTGGACGAACCGGCGTTCCAACGGCTCTGCGCGGCGCTGGCCGTCTATTTCGGACCCGAAGCGATGGTGGTGTTCGAAGATGTATTGCAGATTCCCGCACGCGAAGCCCGCGGCATCAAGAGTTGGGCCGTGCGCGCGCTTGTACGGCAGGCGATGGAGGAAGGAAATACGGATCGGAATCGCGCAAGGACGACCTAG
- a CDS encoding DUF1080 domain-containing protein: MKSLIVRCIACMVISGALVCFAAGDAVSLALDFEKEAAGSLPEGWKAETAYPDVPNTPVATWKVVEDAKAPSGKHILSLTDINHSATRAYNLLWTNQVRAKDVTVKVAIRSDKGFEDQGGGPMWRVQDASNYYVCRYNPLESNCRLYYVKDGKRTKIGDAIGIVIPAGEWITLEVTHIGDNIVCTLNGKEILNVTDTTIANAGGVGLWTKGDAATSFDSFEVKGI, translated from the coding sequence ATGAAGTCACTTATCGTGCGTTGTATTGCATGTATGGTCATCAGCGGAGCGTTGGTGTGCTTCGCGGCGGGAGACGCGGTGTCGCTCGCGTTAGATTTCGAGAAAGAGGCCGCCGGTTCGTTGCCGGAAGGTTGGAAAGCCGAAACCGCGTACCCGGATGTGCCGAATACTCCCGTCGCAACATGGAAAGTGGTCGAAGACGCGAAGGCGCCTTCCGGGAAGCACATCCTGTCATTGACCGACATCAATCACTCGGCTACGCGCGCCTACAACCTGCTGTGGACCAATCAGGTACGTGCAAAGGACGTGACCGTGAAGGTCGCGATTCGTTCGGATAAAGGGTTCGAGGACCAAGGCGGCGGACCCATGTGGCGCGTGCAGGACGCCAGCAATTATTACGTGTGCCGTTACAACCCGCTGGAATCGAATTGCCGTTTGTATTACGTCAAAGACGGCAAGCGTACCAAGATCGGCGACGCCATAGGCATTGTCATTCCCGCGGGCGAATGGATTACGCTGGAGGTGACCCACATAGGCGATAACATTGTGTGCACACTGAACGGTAAAGAAATCCTGAACGTAACGGACACGACAATCGCCAACGCCGGTGGCGTCGGGTTGTGGACGAAGGGCGATGCGGCAACGTCGTTCGATTCGTTTGAGGTCAAGGGAATATGA
- a CDS encoding response regulator, with translation MGIRILVVEDDGPTSQSIQQNLIKYGYTVAGSATSGEEAVAKALEVKPDLVLMGIGLQGKMDGTEAAREIQRQLQTPVIYLTAGTDDDTLAKAKVTAPYGYIVKPFQDRELHIAIEVGLYRRQVESKLLKMERWLTSMLQSMGDAVIATDLENRVTYVNALAAELLEFSETEVAGQKISEVFRIIDGDDRMQKENPAHTARREGAVFNTSEHCLLVTRSGGEKEIDYSAAPIRNEKGEASGVVIVFHEVHEASVEEAPMPPV, from the coding sequence ATGGGCATCCGCATACTCGTGGTAGAAGACGATGGCCCGACGTCGCAGAGCATCCAGCAGAACTTGATCAAGTATGGCTATACCGTGGCCGGCAGCGCGACGAGCGGGGAGGAAGCGGTGGCCAAGGCGCTGGAGGTGAAGCCTGACCTTGTGCTGATGGGTATTGGTCTTCAGGGGAAAATGGATGGGACTGAGGCGGCGCGGGAGATACAGCGTCAATTGCAGACGCCCGTCATCTATCTCACCGCAGGCACGGACGACGACACGCTTGCCAAGGCGAAGGTTACCGCGCCGTATGGATATATCGTAAAGCCGTTTCAGGACCGGGAATTGCACATCGCGATCGAGGTTGGATTGTACCGCCGTCAGGTTGAATCGAAGCTCTTGAAGATGGAACGGTGGCTGACGTCAATGCTGCAGAGCATGGGGGATGCAGTCATTGCGACGGATCTCGAGAACCGTGTCACGTATGTGAACGCACTGGCGGCCGAGTTGCTGGAGTTCAGTGAAACAGAAGTGGCAGGACAGAAGATTTCCGAAGTGTTTCGCATCATCGACGGCGACGATCGTATGCAGAAAGAGAATCCCGCGCATACGGCACGGCGCGAGGGGGCCGTGTTCAACACGTCGGAACATTGCCTGCTGGTGACGCGGTCGGGGGGGGAGAAGGAGATCGACTACAGTGCCGCGCCCATTCGCAACGAGAAGGGTGAAGCTTCTGGTGTAGTGATCGTGTTTCACGAGGTGCACGAAGCGAGCGTGGAAGAGGCGCCGATGCCGCCCGTGTAA
- a CDS encoding bifunctional methionine sulfoxide reductase B/A protein has translation MKTLQIALLALVTCTLTHCSGAASASGTPGAENVKLNPLTPEEEHVIVHKGTERPFTGEYEKFDKKGTYICKWCNAPLYKSESKFDAGCGWPAFDDEIPGAVKRTTDADGRRTEITCARCGGHLGHVFTGEGFTPKNTRHCVNSISIKFVADGQPIPEVKGDVPKADAAATKESAKTEKAIFAGGCFWGVQYLMQKAPGVISTQVGYTGGHKDNPTYKEVCSGTTGHIEAIEITFDPSKTTYEALAKLFFEIHDPTQANGQGPDIGEQYLSVVFYANDAQKQTAEKLIQILKDKGYKVVTQVLPAKTFWPAEDYHQDYYNKKHGTPYCHAYKKRF, from the coding sequence ATGAAAACCCTTCAAATAGCGCTGCTTGCGCTCGTAACCTGCACGCTGACGCACTGTTCCGGAGCTGCGAGTGCGTCGGGAACGCCTGGAGCTGAGAACGTGAAACTGAACCCCCTCACCCCCGAAGAAGAACATGTCATCGTCCACAAGGGCACCGAGCGGCCCTTCACCGGCGAATACGAAAAGTTCGACAAGAAAGGCACGTACATCTGCAAATGGTGCAACGCCCCCTTGTATAAATCCGAGTCGAAGTTCGACGCAGGATGTGGCTGGCCCGCCTTCGACGACGAGATCCCCGGCGCGGTGAAACGAACGACGGACGCCGACGGACGACGTACCGAGATCACCTGCGCGCGCTGCGGGGGCCATTTGGGCCATGTGTTCACGGGCGAAGGCTTCACTCCGAAGAATACGCGGCACTGCGTGAACTCGATCTCGATCAAGTTCGTCGCGGATGGACAACCCATTCCCGAAGTGAAAGGTGACGTGCCGAAGGCCGATGCCGCCGCCACGAAGGAATCCGCCAAGACGGAGAAAGCGATCTTTGCGGGCGGTTGCTTCTGGGGCGTGCAATACCTCATGCAGAAAGCGCCCGGCGTGATTTCCACGCAGGTCGGGTACACCGGCGGCCACAAAGACAACCCCACGTACAAAGAGGTTTGCAGCGGCACTACCGGGCACATCGAAGCCATCGAGATTACCTTCGATCCCAGCAAAACCACCTACGAAGCGCTGGCGAAACTCTTCTTCGAGATTCACGATCCGACCCAGGCCAACGGCCAAGGGCCAGACATCGGTGAGCAATACCTTTCGGTTGTCTTCTATGCGAACGACGCGCAGAAACAGACCGCGGAGAAGTTAATCCAGATCCTCAAAGACAAAGGCTACAAGGTCGTAACGCAAGTGTTGCCCGCGAAAACCTTCTGGCCCGCCGAGGACTACCACCAGGACTATTACAACAAGAAGCACGGCACGCCCTATTGCCACGCCTACAAGAAACGGTTCTAG
- a CDS encoding DUF2961 domain-containing protein, translating to MKSRIVLVLCAFILCAPLSFAQSIGLDQLHQLGDVQSRSISPENFTGEKGKGGMATLKEGSAAHAARELGQGWKVNPYVHIEPGTTFTMGEIDGSGKIRHIWMTPVGDYRLMIFRIYWDGEEKPSVEVPVGDFFAAGWGMGHEPRIASMPVCVNPRSGLNSYWQMPFRKGCKITMENMGEKRATVYYQIDYTLEKVKRNTPYFHAQFRRVNPLPEKEVYTIVDGIKGKGQYVGTFLAHGSNSPGWWGEGEIKFYIDGDKDFPTICGTGEEDYFCGSYGYGEREENGKTVYSDFSSPYTGFYHVQHEGTQPRFGQYRWHITDPVRFDQDLRVTIQSLGWQSEGRYLPLKDDLASVAYWYQIEPHNPYPPLPAKDALVIK from the coding sequence ATGAAGAGTCGAATTGTCCTGGTGTTATGTGCGTTCATCCTGTGCGCACCCTTATCGTTCGCGCAGTCGATAGGGCTTGACCAGCTTCATCAACTGGGCGACGTTCAATCGCGGTCAATCAGTCCCGAGAACTTCACCGGTGAGAAGGGGAAGGGCGGAATGGCTACCTTGAAAGAAGGCAGCGCCGCGCACGCCGCCCGTGAGCTGGGGCAAGGCTGGAAGGTCAATCCCTACGTGCACATCGAGCCGGGCACGACGTTCACAATGGGCGAAATCGACGGCTCGGGCAAGATTCGCCACATCTGGATGACGCCGGTCGGCGATTACCGCCTCATGATTTTCCGCATCTACTGGGACGGCGAAGAAAAGCCGTCGGTAGAGGTTCCGGTAGGCGACTTCTTTGCGGCGGGTTGGGGCATGGGACACGAGCCGCGCATTGCATCGATGCCGGTGTGCGTGAATCCCCGCAGCGGTTTGAACTCCTACTGGCAGATGCCGTTCCGCAAGGGCTGCAAAATCACCATGGAGAACATGGGCGAAAAGCGGGCGACGGTCTACTATCAGATTGACTACACGCTGGAGAAAGTGAAGCGCAATACGCCGTATTTCCACGCGCAGTTCCGCCGTGTAAACCCGTTGCCGGAAAAAGAGGTATACACCATCGTTGACGGCATCAAGGGCAAGGGCCAATACGTTGGCACCTTCCTTGCCCACGGTTCTAACAGCCCGGGCTGGTGGGGCGAAGGCGAGATCAAGTTCTACATCGACGGCGACAAGGATTTCCCGACGATTTGCGGCACGGGCGAGGAAGACTACTTCTGCGGATCGTACGGCTACGGCGAGCGCGAGGAAAACGGCAAGACGGTGTACTCCGATTTCAGCAGCCCGTACACCGGCTTCTACCATGTTCAGCACGAAGGTACACAGCCGCGCTTTGGCCAATACCGTTGGCACATCACCGACCCGGTCCGCTTCGATCAGGATCTGCGCGTGACCATCCAAAGCCTCGGCTGGCAGAGCGAAGGCCGTTACTTGCCTCTGAAAGACGACCTTGCGTCCGTCGCGTACTGGTACCAGATCGAGCCGCACAATCCTTATCCGCCGCTACCGGCGAAGGATGCGCTGGTGATCAAGTAA
- a CDS encoding ester cyclase translates to FRDLAEGKVTCTRRLYGENFLVDDSVWHGTAPGRPFGLEGKGRPLTFRLLHVVEFTADGQIQRENVWVDLAAMIQQLPQD, encoded by the coding sequence TTTCGAGACCTGGCCGAAGGCAAGGTCACGTGCACGCGCAGACTCTACGGCGAGAATTTCCTGGTCGACGATTCCGTTTGGCACGGCACCGCTCCGGGAAGACCCTTTGGACTTGAAGGGAAGGGGCGTCCGCTGACGTTTCGCTTGTTGCATGTTGTCGAGTTCACGGCGGACGGTCAGATCCAGCGCGAGAACGTATGGGTAGATCTCGCTGCCATGATCCAACAACTTCCGCAGGACTGA